The DNA window TGATCTAAAAAGCTGGTAACATGCATAAATATCTAACGTGTTGCTGTACACAGGTAACAGACATTGACATTACAGTGAGAAGAGTGGATAATGAACTGATAAGATACAATTTTCTAttttttccctctcttccccagGATTACATCTGCTCACCTGATTTCACTTCCTGTCTCCATCGGTGACAACGCCTACCAACCGTTGCCATGGGCGAAATGGAGGCGCTGCGAAAGGAGGCGGACAACCTCAAAGATCAGATCACTGTCAGTTATCAATCAATAATTAAGATTAAGATCACattattggtcaattgcacacaaggtccaaccgaaTTTTGACGTCcacttttaacccaacccctcccaaagacacacatacagtacacatacatacagtacatatacaggttttggagaggtgcggggggctgccacactgggcacccggggagctgttgttgtgggggttaagagctttgctcaagggcacaacggcaggcaatggcatttaggatttgataccagcaaccctctaTTTGCTAGCTCACTTCCCACCTAATTTTTCCCGTCAGACCCGGGATTCGAACTGGCAGCCCTCCGGATGCTGCTGGGTCtcctctctaaccgctaggcaATAATCAATCACTAGTGTGAATATAACACCTGCCTGTGTTCTTTGGATCTCATATGCTAGTACTTTATTCAACTATTTGCCTTTTGCTGAACATTTTACCATGATCATCAACCATAAACTGAACAAGAATCCTCATCCTATAGACCACCAAAGGCCACCTATAGACCACCAAAACCCAAATTAGAACTGGGCAAAATAGCTTTTACCTCAGGGCAGTGAAGTCCTGGAACTTCTTGCCAGATTACAAATAATGTCTAATATATATGGTAATAGGAATATGGatctttgtttgtgtttttgtgctTTTACTTTAGCTACTGTTGTTTTTCATATTTCTATATGTTTTTTATACAATAATATAAAATCCTAACTGTTCTGATTCTCTGGACAGTAAGGTGTAAAGGTGTTCATAACACCACAGTCATAGTCATATCTATGACGACAGTTATGACCATACATCCCCACCCCTGACCGCTCTGTTCGTCCAATAGCAGAAGGAGTAGGTGTAAACAGCAGATTAGTAAAATGTAATACGTTTtcttctgagaccaggttgcagcaGCAGTAGCATACCTTGAAAATTACAATAGTTATGACAGTGGTTTTTAGTTAAGTGGACcatagttacagttgaagtcggaagtttacatacacttaggttggagtcattaaaacttgtttttcaaccacgccacaatttcttgttaacaaactatcgttttggcaagtcggttaggacatctactttgtacatgacacaagtaagtctggttcatccttgggagcaatttccaaacgcctgaaggcatcacgttcatctgtacaaacaatagtacgcaagtataaacaccatgggaccacgcagccgtcataccgctcaggaaggagacgcgttctgtctcctagagatgaatgtactttggtgcgaaaagtgcaaatcaatcccagaacaacagcaaaggaccttgtgaagatgctggaggaaacaggtacaaaagtatctatattcacagtaaaacgagtcctatatcgacataacctgaaaggccgctcagcaaggaagaagccactgctccaaaaccgccataaataagccagactacggtttgcaactgcacatggggacaaagatcgtactttttggagaatgtcctctggtctgatgaaacaaaaatagaactgtttggccataatgaacatcgttatgtttggaggaaaaagggggttgcttgcatgccgaaggacaccatcccaaccgtgaagcacggaggtggcagcatcatgctgtgggggtgctttgctgcaggagggactggtgcacttcacaaaatagatggcatcatgaggaaggaaaattatgtggataaattgaagcaacatctcaagacatcagtcaggaagttaaagcttggtcgcaaatgggtcttccaaatggacaatgaccccaagcatacttccaaagttgtggcaaaatggcttaaggacaacaaagtcaaggtattggagtggccatcacaaagccctgacctcaatcctatagaaaatgtgtgggcagaactgaaaaagcgtgtgcgagcaaggaggcctacaaacctgactcagttacaccagctctgtcaggaggaatgggccaaaatgcacccaacttattgtgggaagcttgtggaaggctacccgaaacgtttgacccaagttaaacaatgctaccaaatactaattgagtgtatgtaaacttctgacccactgggaatgtgatggaagaaataaaagctgaaataaataattctctctattattattctgacatttcacaaagtggtgatcctaactgacctaaaacagggaatttttactaggattaaatgtcaggaattgtgaaaaacagagtttaaatgtatttggctaaggtgtatgtaaacttccgacttcaactgtattatgaCCATAACTTGACCATACACAACCATCCCTCTACAGGAGGCCCGAAAGGTAGTGCAGGACACCACCCTGCAGGAGGCGGTTGCCGGGACGGCGCTGGTGGGGCGTGTCCAGCTGAAGACCAGGAAGACGCTGAGGGGTCACCTGGCCAAGATCTATGCCATGCACTGGGGCACTGACACCAagtaaacacacatacaccatacacacgaacacacatacaaacaggcACACATACGTACACACAGGCACGCATACAAACACTGGACCACTAGCTCAAAGTAGACAATGACCCTTCACACACTTCTAGCCTGCACTCTTTTCCTGAGAATTGCTTGTTGAGTCGTTCAAGTATTCATTCAAGTATTAATTTGTTTGTTCAATAATTTCTGTTAGTTCTATCATTAGTCATTATGTAATCTATATTTTCATCTGCTCATCCATTCATTCAAACAGATTGCTGTTACAAATACTGCTATAGTTTAAAACTGGTGTCATGTGGTGCTCTGTGTTTATTGGTTAATTGGATTGGCGTTGCAATCCCATAGCTGGTTTTAATTGGATGAATTAGTGGAACCAGGAAACACTTGACTGACTGTCTGGCAACACTTTAAACCAACATTATCCCTGAATCAGTCAATTATTGCTGATACTATAACTTGAATGTGCACTAACCCACCTTTTACCCTTTCTTCTTTCATTttgtcctctctccttctcattctctctccctatttTCTCATTTCATTTAATCTCATCTCTTTCTCAGTTGTAGCAAGTTAGTAACTTATGAGCTTGTCTTGTGTTTACAATACTTAGGGTATCCTACATTTGGTGGGTCTAGAGATAGCTTTTACTAACTGAACTAGTCCTGGGCTAAGAGGTTCTGTAACAATGCCTCTCACTGTCCAATACAATACAATccaatacaactttattgtcccTCAAGGGGGAATTAATTTGGCAACTGTGCACACTTAACAGACAACATATTCACACATACTCCTCCATAGTGGCTagatatatataaatacatgatACACaatatcatcattatcatcaccaGCATCATCATCAGCATCAACATCCCCATCATCATTTGTGCTGGAAACACCCGTTAATAGAAATAAAGTGGAGTAGTATTAGTCAATTACCATGTCATGGCTTTTTAGCTCAGTCATAGTAAAGACGGATTGCCATTGGGACAAAAGAGTCTCTGTATCTATTATCTATCTATCGGTCTATTTATCTTGAGCCGCTGCAGGTCCTTGGATCTTTTAGTGTACTCTGTCTCTcaccttctctgtctgtctcgctctgtctgtctctctgtttctgtctctggtctctgtttctgtttctctgtctctacacCTGTCTTGTTCTCTCTACCAGGTTTTGTGTCAGTGCCTCTCAAGATGGAAAGCTCATAGTGTGGGACACCTTGACCACCAACAAGGTATGGCGGGCCGCGTCTGTGTTTACAGTCTGGGTCTGGGGAGTTTTAGTCATGGGACAGTGTTTTTGCATGAATACGGCATGTAAtgacaatatactgtaatatcaAGTGCTCCCAAGTGCTCATATAGGTGCTCACATTGACACATGCGCGTTCACACACAGgcacgtacacatacacacactggttcACGTGAGGAATCACTGTCCTTGTCTGCTCAGGTGAACGCCATCCCTCTGAAGTCGTCTTGGGTGATGACGTGTGCCTACGCGCCCTCAGGGAACATGGTGGCGTGTGGCGGTCTGGACAACATGTGCTCTATCTACAACCTTAAGGGCAAGGACGGCAACGTCAAGGTCATGCGTGAGCTGGCCGCACACACAGGTACCCCACTATTTGCATTCATTAAGACAGCATCACTGGCAACGCGTTTAGCGATGAGTCATTTCGATCAAACTCAAAGTAAGAACATACAAGGTGGTATTTATATAGTCTATCCAATACAGCAATCTCTCATTCCTGTGTTATGTGGCTCTGATGGTGTTCTCTCTTGTTGCCCAGGTTACCTGTCCTGCTGTCGTTTCCTTAGCGACAGTGAGATCATCACCAGCTCTGGCGACTGTACCTGGTAAGATCATAGAGATGGAGTCTCTATGAGTCTGGTGTGCAATAAGGGGTTACAATGACTGACCAGAGATCAGTCCAATCTGTTAATGCTACCatatcattctaattctatggctTATCCTGTACCATTCATTGGATACGCATAGTCTTATCTATTGTCTTTCTGCAATGGTGTCCTAAACATTCTCCCTTCTTTCGCAACCTTCTCTTTTTTGACCATGTCCCTGCTGTCTTCTTTACCCCCCTCTatatccatcctctcctcctcctccctccctccaaacgTTAGTGTTCTATGGGACattgagacagggacagagaagaCCATCTTCGCGGGCCACTTGGGTGACTGCATGTCCCTGGCCGTGTCCCCCGACTTCAAGATGTTCATCTCGGGGGCGTGTGACTTCACGGCCAAACTGTGGGACATCAGGGAAGCCACCTGCAGACAGACGTTCAGCGGCCACGAGAGTGACATTAATGCCATTGGGGTGAGGACAGAGGACCCCCAGCATTTATTCTATCGTTTATTAATAGTTTAGTATTCTGAATAGTCAGATGCATTGCACCCGGCAGTTCACGTGGACAAACAAAAACTTCCAAGTTTTTACAAATTGaagcttttaaaaaatccatATCAAAACATAGTATAAAAAATTAATGAATGCAACTGTTTGCTCAAACAGTTGATTTGTTTAATGAGGTAAACAAAATCCTATGCCCGCTCTGTAGCTCTCCAGAACCACAGTTAGAGAGACCACTGCTCTGACcacctcctctgtcctctccactcTGCCCAGTTCTTCCCCAATGGTAATGCGGTTATAACGGGCTCAGACGATGCCACCTGTAAGCTGTACGACCTGAGGGCAGACCAGGAGCTCGTCACCTACCAGGACTCGGGCATCATGTGTGGGGTGACCTCCCTCGCCCCGTCCCTCTCCGGCCGCCTTCTACTGGCCGGATACGATGACTTCAACGTCAACATCTGGGACATGCTTAAAGCCGAGAGAGTGGGTGAGTACGGAGGGAGAGCGAAAGGGAGGTAAAGAGAGTGTGGGTGAGtacggagggggagagagaggagagaaagagggtgacTAGAGGGGCTGgaggcagaaagagagggagacagtgtgGATAAGTAGaggggatggtgagaggagaaagaaggagaatgTGAGTGGGACAAAGGGAGAAAGCGAGGGAGAGAACATGTGGATGCATTGTAGACAAACATAATATTTGCATACATTCTATACTGACGTAATTCTCTTCATGGCTCAGGAGTGCTGGCTGGTCATGACAACAGGGTGAGCTGCATCGGAGTATCCTCGGACGGAATGGCATGCTGCACAGGATCCTGGGACAGCTTCCTGAAGATATGGAACTGAGCCAGTCTTCTAGAGAACAGACAGAACGAAAGACTAAGAaaaggagagg is part of the Coregonus clupeaformis isolate EN_2021a unplaced genomic scaffold, ASM2061545v1 scaf1211, whole genome shotgun sequence genome and encodes:
- the gnb3a gene encoding guanine nucleotide-binding protein G(I)/G(S)/G(T) subunit beta-3a isoform X3, with the translated sequence MHWGTDTNCSKFCVSASQDGKLIVWDTLTTNKVNAIPLKSSWVMTCAYAPSGNMVACGGLDNMCSIYNLKGKDGNVKVMRELAAHTGYLSCCRFLSDSEIITSSGDCTCVLWDIETGTEKTIFAGHLGDCMSLAVSPDFKMFISGACDFTAKLWDIREATCRQTFSGHESDINAIGFFPNGNAVITGSDDATCKLYDLRADQELVTYQDSGIMCGVTSLAPSLSGRLLLAGYDDFNVNIWDMLKAERVGVLAGHDNRVSCIGVSSDGMACCTGSWDSFLKIWN
- the gnb3a gene encoding guanine nucleotide-binding protein G(I)/G(S)/G(T) subunit beta-3a isoform X1 — translated: MGEMEALRKEADNLKDQITEARKVVQDTTLQEAVAGTALVGRVQLKTRKTLRGHLAKIYAMHWGTDTNCSKFCVSASQDGKLIVWDTLTTNKVNAIPLKSSWVMTCAYAPSGNMVACGGLDNMCSIYNLKGKDGNVKVMRELAAHTGYLSCCRFLSDSEIITSSGDCTCVLWDIETGTEKTIFAGHLGDCMSLAVSPDFKMFISGACDFTAKLWDIREATCRQTFSGHESDINAIGFFPNGNAVITGSDDATCKLYDLRADQELVTYQDSGIMCGVTSLAPSLSGRLLLAGYDDFNVNIWDMLKAERVGVLAGHDNRVSCIGVSSDGMACCTGSWDSFLKIWN
- the gnb3a gene encoding guanine nucleotide-binding protein G(I)/G(S)/G(T) subunit beta-3a isoform X2 produces the protein MGEMEALRKEADNLKDQITEARKVVQDTTLQEAVAGTALVGRVQLKTRKTLRGHLAKIYAMHWGTDTKFCVSASQDGKLIVWDTLTTNKVNAIPLKSSWVMTCAYAPSGNMVACGGLDNMCSIYNLKGKDGNVKVMRELAAHTGYLSCCRFLSDSEIITSSGDCTCVLWDIETGTEKTIFAGHLGDCMSLAVSPDFKMFISGACDFTAKLWDIREATCRQTFSGHESDINAIGFFPNGNAVITGSDDATCKLYDLRADQELVTYQDSGIMCGVTSLAPSLSGRLLLAGYDDFNVNIWDMLKAERVGVLAGHDNRVSCIGVSSDGMACCTGSWDSFLKIWN